One Bythopirellula goksoeyrii genomic window, CTCCGCTACCACCACGATATTGTCCTGGTGGATCTTGGCTCCCCTCTATCAACGCAGCAGGTTTCAGCAGTGCATAGCATGGTGGAACATTGCCGACTCGATACAACGATCATCGTGGCGCCGAGTGGAACGACCGATCCAGCGACAGCCGATAGCATCGAATCCTTACAAAAACTGCTCGGGACGACTTGCATGGGAGTGATTGGCAATCACTCTGCTTGATCCATCGACTAGAAAGTCTCTAATGTACGAAGAATACTGGCAGCTAGAAACAAAACCGTTTGAGCCGGCGAGCGATCGACGGTTTCTGTTCCCCTGCCCTGGCCATAGTTCCACGCTGCACAAACTACAATACACGGTAGAAAACCGCCGTCCTGCTGCCCTACTCGCGGGTGCCGCTGGCATCGGCAAGACTTTGCTATGGCACGCGCTGGTGGATCAACTTGGCGAAAAGCTTGGCAAACACGCCCACCTGGTATTTCCCTTGATGTCGCCACGGGAAATGCTCGCCTTTCTGGCTGAGCAGTTGGGCACTCCGTTGGGAGCCAATCGACCTAGCATCGAAGAAAGCTTATGTGCCTTAAGAACTGTTTTGGTTCAAAATCGAACGCAGAAAAAATTGGCGATCCTGGCCGTTGATGAAGCCCATCTCTTGGAGGACGCGGGACTTCTTGAGCCTCTGCGGTTGCTGATGAATTTGCGTGAGGAAGATGAATCTCTCTTCACGCTGCTACTTATAGGGCAGGTCGCCACAATTTCCACCCTGGAAAGGATGAACGACCTCGACGAACGGATAGAAATGAAAGTGCTGCTCAAGCCCTTCAGCAGCGAGGAAACCGCTGGCTACATCGAACATCGCCTCGTAGCAGCAGGAGCAACACGTCCTCTGTTCACACCCCAGGCACTGGAGACTGCTCACCAACTCACGGGCGGTATCCCTCGCCGGATCAATCGCTTGTGTGATTTGGCCCTTCTGGTGGGCTTTGCTGCCCAAGAAAGCCAGATTGATGACGCACAACTCCGCGCGGTCCAATCCGAATTGCTCACACTCGCTGCCGCGGCGTAGCAGGTGGTGAAGGCTTCCAGCCTGTATCGAGTATGGCAGCCTAGAAGCTTACCCCTTCGTTGCGGTAGACTGAACCGCATGGATGCACAACAATTAGTCTTGCTTGCGGGTCGGTTGGCGGCTTCAGAAATCTCTGCCGAGGAGTTCTTGCGCCAAGCGGGAAACCTGACCGGTCAATCCGCAGTTGCTACCGTCGATCTGAATCGTGCCGCTCGCTGCGGGTTTCCTGAAGTGATTTTCGGTCCGGGCAAGACGCCTGAGGCAATCAACGAAATTGCTGGGCGCCTCCTTGCTCACGACCAAAATGTCTTGGCGACTCGAATTGACCCTGCCAATGCCACCATGATTCTAGAGAAGTTTCCGGCTGCGAGATACAATAAGATCGCCCGCACCTTGCGCATCGACGCAAGCTCGCGCAATTCAGAGGTTGGCAACGTGGCAGTCATCACTGCAGGTACAAGCGACCTACCCGTTGCCGAGGAAGCCCGCGAAACGCTCGATTGGATGGGAGTTCGGGCGACTATGGTTCACGACGTGGGAGTAGCGGGGCCGCATCGCTTGCCGGAACGACTTGCGGAGTTTGCTGAGACAGATGCCATCGTTGTGGTGGCGGGCATGGAAGGAGCGCTGCCGAGTGTGGTGGGGGGCTATGTCCGCTGCCCTGTCTTTGCTGTTCCCACAAGCGTTGGTTACGGAGCCAATTTAGGTGGACTGTCAGCC contains:
- a CDS encoding ExeA family protein is translated as MYEEYWQLETKPFEPASDRRFLFPCPGHSSTLHKLQYTVENRRPAALLAGAAGIGKTLLWHALVDQLGEKLGKHAHLVFPLMSPREMLAFLAEQLGTPLGANRPSIEESLCALRTVLVQNRTQKKLAILAVDEAHLLEDAGLLEPLRLLMNLREEDESLFTLLLIGQVATISTLERMNDLDERIEMKVLLKPFSSEETAGYIEHRLVAAGATRPLFTPQALETAHQLTGGIPRRINRLCDLALLVGFAAQESQIDDAQLRAVQSELLTLAAAA
- the larB gene encoding nickel pincer cofactor biosynthesis protein LarB produces the protein MDAQQLVLLAGRLAASEISAEEFLRQAGNLTGQSAVATVDLNRAARCGFPEVIFGPGKTPEAINEIAGRLLAHDQNVLATRIDPANATMILEKFPAARYNKIARTLRIDASSRNSEVGNVAVITAGTSDLPVAEEARETLDWMGVRATMVHDVGVAGPHRLPERLAEFAETDAIVVVAGMEGALPSVVGGYVRCPVFAVPTSVGYGANLGGLSALLSMLNSCASNVAVVNIDAGFKAGYLAGLVATRRDY